Sequence from the Molothrus aeneus isolate 106 chromosome 7, BPBGC_Maene_1.0, whole genome shotgun sequence genome:
GTAGAGTTTGGCTGATGACTGTTTCTGGGAGAGATtgcttatatttttaattttgctgaaGATATTGCTCACAAAGATACTGTTTGACTCTGGTTATGATTAGAATAGGTTTAGAACAGgtttgggaaaagaaaggaggaaaatttcatttttgtttaagTCTTGTATTAATCATAAGACAAGGAATGGGACTGTGATTGACATATGTTCCTCTGGGTATCCATTGCCTGGCTATTAGGAAGTGCAATACAGTACCAGCTCTGGCTGGTTTTCACATGCAGTATCTTCTCTCTCACACAGATGGAAGATGTAACCCACAACTAGTGGACTATGCCCTTTTATTCAAATTTCTTCCAGAGTCACTGAAGTTATTTGCATAACCACTTTGTGTGGTTTGCTTTGCCTCTGGTTTCTTCAAAATGAGGATGGCAAGAAAATACACCCTCCCCCTTGAgttctctgtgttttttcagAGCAATGCCTTCAATCTGCTCTTTCCATGTCTTGCACTTCCCTCACTCCAAGGGttggcaggacagagcaggagccTGCTGCAGAGTACTGATTTCTGTAGAATGAGGCAGGAGCCAACTTCCCTCCCCATATCAGTCCCAGCCAACAACAATTACACAAGTGTTTCTGCAGAAAGTAGGGCAAGATGGCAATGGTGATATTGTTTCCTGACAATAGTCACCTCACAGGTTTTCCATTGCACTCATCCTTTGGCACTGTATAAGGAGATACATCTGGAGTTGCTTAATACCTTGTCACTGGGCCCAAATTTCTGTTTATAagttaaacaggaaaaaaagggaatataaaaattaaagtagTAAAGCACAGGAGCAATTATGAAATAAAGAGCAAGATTTTACCAGCCATTCTCCCATCCATGCATATCCAGTCAGaaagcaaactaaaaaaaacacTTTGGGAGACTGGAAAATAGGAAATGTCTGATGAAACTATGTCAAGGTCCATTAATTAAGgctttcaatttaaaaatcccCATGGGCCTAAGTTTGAACAGATCTGTTGTGCTCTAGGCTGAAAATTTCTCTATGGAAAAGGGACACAAATTACATCAGGCAGACCTGCAGGGCCTCTCTTCAATAGCAGCCAGCTAGAGACCCCTACCTCaacctggctggggctgggaattCTGCATCCCTCCACTTCTGCTTCCTTCTGTGCAGGATATCGAGCAGTCAAAGTGTTTGTCAGTGGTAGAACTTCTCAAATTTATAGAAGTCATAACCAAGGTCAAGAACCTTCATGGGCTAAGTGTCATGCAAAAACTTGTTAACAACTTAGAATAAAGATCAATTTGTTATCCAGCCACCAGGAGATAATGCATCATCTCCAGGAGTGCACTGTAGGCTTTCTTTGCTAACATCATGGCCCCCAGAGTTCAATGCAGCCTCATTAAACTGTATTGCATGGTGGAATCTCGTATGTCAGCTCCTGTAGTCTGAGCCTTTCAGGCTGAGAGCTCACCTGTGCTATGGAGATATGAGCTTAATTACGTGTTCAATTACAAGAATGCCACTGTTCACTAGAGGTAAGTTGGTTGATTTCCCAACCTTTTATAACTTGATAAAATTGAGATATGTGTGTGCAATGACATTTGTGTGGCTGATAAGGAACTTGCATTTGTGAACCACAgtaaggtgttttttttttctttagcaaaatgattttttatattttattttggtttcctAGAGACAAACTTGGAACCTGTAAGCCATGGGTTTAGATTATAGATTAGTACTGCTTTCCTAAAGATCGGACAACCAGATGAGTCCTTCAGCCACTTACTGACTGCAAGCATTCCTGCAAGAAAGAATTATAACTGTCAtacttacacacacacacacacacacatatatatataaaacatcaTCTTGATAGAACAAGATAGAAGCACTAGTTCTCTTGTGCTGCCAAGTAAAAGATCTGTCATTAATGTGTTTCATGCTACACTGGAACAGTTCTGGAGTTACCTCAAGAACTTGAAAGAATTTGCATGCAATTTTGAAAATACCTGCAACAAAGAGCAGATCACAAGTAGTACCATTTTGTCACTTCTACATCCAGTTTGAGAGTAACAACTGttatctttgattttttttctgttcttccagcATATGGAAAATCCCAAGGATCAGAATGAGACACTGTAAAAATTAATGATGGGCAATGTATCAATATTTCAGTAAAAAGTCCATACTGCCAGTATTTCTAGGCACAGATGTATTACCACCCCAGTAACCCACCAGTGTAGCTCTGCTTCCTGGCAGCCCAGGCCTCAGGCCTGCTCCACATCATCAGGTCTCTTTGAACCATCACTCTGGCCTCTCCCAGAGGTGGAATATAATCACTGCTATTCACTGCCTTGTCATCGCTTACTTCTCCTCTGTCTTACCCACAGTTCTGCCCCTTCTTTCCAGCAAAATGCTGAAGCAGGACAAAGTCGATGCATTTCGTCCCAGGTGAGGAGAGGGCCCAAGGTGGGGGAGTGGCACAGGAGGTAGGAAGGGTTAAGAGCAGGACAGGCTCCCAGTAGCAGCTGTTTCCCTCCCAGAGGTGAGGTTGCCCATAGCAACCACCAGCAGATGTGCAGAGCAGATGTGCAGAGCAGATGTGCAGCAGGTGACCAAGAGGGAAAGGTGGAGGGGAGGGCTGAGAGGGGAACCATGACAACACAGTTCATGATAGGTgtggcagctcagctgtgccaaacAACTGGCACTCTGATAGACATTGTTTTGGAAAGGGTTTTAGAGTGATCCAGTGGCAGCTGTGTGAATCTTGATGGAACATTTCCCCATGAGGAGAGCAGTCTGAAAAACAAGTGTAAAGGTATttgagagggagaaaaggaaatggcTGAGCTGAGCCAGTGTAGGTATACATACAAATCAATATTCAGCTTGGATAGTTCAAAGCCATAAAATTAACAGTGAGAACACATTTAACAATGTTATTCTGTGCCCAAACACTAGCATAAGAAACAACTCTGGAGATGCTCAATGGGCTTTGCATTAGTTCAGATCCTGAGCTCATTTACATAAACACAAATTTATTTTCGTTTACTTCATTGATGACAGTGCAGGCCTACATCAGCATAGTATAGAAAAGAGTGTTACCTGCACAGACCATCAAGTAAGTCACATTTAATCTAAATCTGTAGAGATAAAAAAAGATCTTATTCCTTTACACTGGTAAatttttcctgttcctttctCTTGGTAAAGTGTGAGAAACTACAGCTAATGGAAAAAGCTCAATCGGTAATGAGCTTTGCAGTTTTGTCATATCAAAGACTTTAATGAGCTGACAACAGGAATTATTATTATATCtttgtgtttcctttccttAAAACATGGttttaataatttctgctttttcttcttggcTTTTTAATTAATTGTGATTTAGACAAATGCTCTCTTTTTAGAATGAGCACCAATGTTATCAGTGCCTTGGGTTTAGAATTAATGGACAAATATTTGCCAATATTAAGGTGAAAATGCTTCCTCTGAATGTGGTGTTTTTGAAGTCAGTATTTTGGGGATTTCATCAGGCTGTTAACTGGAatctgaaaaaatgtttcttgaatAAAACTTATAAGGCATGGTACTGCTATTTCATGGCACTGGGATCCATCACCAGTATTGTTTCAAGGACAAAATAGTAACAAAAATGATATGAGATGAAACCTGGCTCCTACTGACAATAAGAATGATCatgttttccctgctgcagcccagggattTGTTCCATTTATATACCTGATAACTGGTCATTTCAAGAGCTTTAGTCACAGCAACATTACACTTAAATCTGGTGGAAATTTGCAGCTGCATACAGTCTAGAAGGAAGCTTGTGTTCTCTAAGTTGGTTTGGTGGTTTGGCCTTTTGGGGAGCAAAGAACTGAGCTGCAATTGCATCTCCATTCCTACACCAGCACAGAGACTATTCCCCATGTTgtctccagctctgtgctgctgtgtgcttgGCAGCCCATCAAAGGGCCTCCACTAACACAGTGGGTGTGTTTATGCGGTCTGCTAGCAGACAGACTGCCTACAGCCAGAAGGTATGATGAGACCTGTTGAGGTGACTGCTAGTGACAGAACCCGTGTTTAAACAGCAGTAGAGAAGGcctgtgctttgctgtgtgTCAGACGGGCACAGTTTGTAACTGATAGTCCTGTCTGCACACACTACAGTACGCCAAGTGCTTGCTACCACCAGGGtctgaaagaagaaattattacaACTGCAAAGCAAATCTAGGGTCCGGTAGCACAGCAGGAATGGTATTGAAGTTCGATATACCGCGGGTTCCGGCGCTGGACCCGCACTTATCACCCGCGCTCCGTGGGCCGCAGATCGGGCCAgaggggaggtgtccctgcggTGTCGGGCTGGCTCCGCCGCAGGGAGCGCGGGGGGCACCGGGCGCGGTCACCCCGGGGCAGGGTTCGGCCGGGCAGCTCCTCTGGCGGGGCAGAGACCCTCGGGAGGAGCCCGGAGTCCGGCAGGACGCGCGGCGCTGAGAgagcccgccccgctccccgccccttcccttctccatcctctcgggcggggcggagcggagcgcggcCCTCCCCTCTTCCTCTGGCGTCGGTTCCGCTCGCAGAGCTCTCGCTGCCACCGCTCCTCGCTGCTGTTCCTGCCCGTCTCCGCTCCGGGCCGCTCGGgcattttctctctgccttaAAGTCGGTGAGGAGATGGGCGCGGGTGGCGGGCGGCCGGCTGGGGCCGGCTGCGGCAGCCTGGGCCGTAAGGGCCGCGCCGCGCTGTGGTGGAGGCCGGGGAGGGAGGTGGTGCACCCCTTCTTCCTCCCCTGCACGGGTACCCGGGAGCGGGGCAGCCTTGGCGGCAGCGGAGGCACCACCAGCTTGGGCCGTACGGCAGGGCCGAGGGGCGAGAGGCGCGGGCACGGCCGCGGGCACAGGCACTGGCACCGCGCGGGCCCCGGCTCCGCCCTGCGGCCGCCTCCGCCCGGGGAGCCCGGTGCGTGCCGGGAGCCGGGCGGGGGCCGGCGCCGCCCGCAGCCGCCCAGCGCCGCGGGAGCTGGGGGGAGGAGCGGCCCCTGCCCGCAGCGTCCTCACGGGTGTCTCTGCTTCCTTGCAGGGTGTCTTTTATGAATAATCAAAAGCCGCAGAAGCCGACACTATCGGGCCAGCGTTTTAAAACCAGGAAAAGAGGTGAGTTACCGCGCCGTGCCCGCTGCCAGGACCGGCTGCCAGCCATATGTTTACGGTAAAACCTCGGTTTCTGTCAGTAAGCAAACCAGTGCCTTCATGCGTTCACCGTAAATTTTTTACATGAGACGATGCTAAGTGCAGAGTCTTGAGGCTGACTGGAACTTTCTctgcattaataaaaatattagtaTTTGGCAGTCAGAATTGTCACTGAATTTACTGTAATAAGCTTTGCCTAAAAGATGGTCATTCTAGAACTGTCCCGAGTGTGTAGCCTGCAAGCAGAAGGACCTAGTACCCCTGAATTACAGGGGAACTCCAGCACAAGCTTGTTGCAAGTTAATGCATACATCTAAGGAATATCTAACATAGTAAAAATTTCAGTCTTAGCCACTGgataaaacttttattttctttttttaaatttttaaaaattgacaGAAAGAACCTACaacaaaatcccacaaatcTACCTACCCACCTATCTTCCAGTCAacatccaaaaaaaccccaaagtatGGGATATTCAAAGTATGGGATATTCATTCATGTCTCTCTGCATGCACAGTTACTTCCATAAGAAGAGTTAGTCACTGAAGAGGTGTGATGAGTAACTTAGTGTTTTGTGGAGCTTTTTTCCAGCCTGAAGAGGAAGTAGGGATGCTCTTAGAGTTTCTGTTCAGTACAGTTTTACTTGTATACCAACAGTGTTCTAGCTCTAACAGACAGCTTTAGGCATGCTGTACATGCAGAAGCACACTTGGATTTATAGAACCTGTTTGAATGTCAAAGCACCTCAAAAATCTCTTGAACATTAGAGTTTGCTGTGGTCTGTCCAGCAGATGAatgccagcagccaggggtTTAGTCTCTTTAAGCATTTAACCATAGTTTGGCTGTGAAGCAACTCTTCTGGAAGAATGAGCTCTGTGGTTCTGCCTGGAAAGTAACTGATCCAGTATTTCCAAACTGGCACCCAGCTTTTACCAGTGTGTTTATACTTGAATTGACACTGGACACCAGTATGCCCTACTAGCCTGCTAACAGAATTGGCTAAGCTGTGCTGTAGACAGCACTCAAAATAAGATCTGCAGTTGAGTTCTCTTACCCGTGGAAGCTTCTAATCTCATTATTTCCATAATCTAAGGACAAATTGAGATGAGGAAAAGTTGAAGACCTCTTTAAGGCTTTCTGTTAGTTATATGGGTGGATTTGTTGCATGTTGACTATGCCCTGCCGGTAGTAAAAACAAGGCAATGATCAGCTGATGTATCAGGTGTGAAGATGCATCTGGAGTGTTCTGCTTAACAAAAGCAAAGGTTGCTAAATAACTCTGCAGTTAAGGCCATTAGGTTAGCTCCTATGTCTACGTTTCCCCCAAGCACTTGAGGAAAAGTTACTGCCTCAAACTCACCTAGCTGCAGGTTAAGATGAGGGGATGGTCTTCACAGCCAAAAAGCGAATTTCCAGGTGGCTTGGATGTGATAATGGTACGCAGTTTGTCAGTCAGAAGATTTCATCTGAAACAGAGAGAGGCCCAAAAAGCTGAGATAAAACATGAGTAATTGAGTTAAATGTACAGAATTATTGGGGCATGTATTAAAAATTGTCTTCCAGCAAGAGCTAAGTCTCTGGTTTTGGAGGGAAAGAGTGATCTATCATGAGAAGAGTGTTATAAGAATCAAACTGAGAAGTCAGGTAACCTTTATTAGAGCCAAGTAATGATCATCACAAAGAACTCTTAATGGTAATCTTATTTCAACATTTTTGCTTTACAGATGAAAAAGAGAGGTTTGACCCTACTCAGTTCCAGGACTGTATTATTCAAGGTTTAACTGAAACTGGCACTGACTTGGAGGCAGTAGCAAAGTTTCTTGATGCTTCTGGTGCAAAACTTGATTATCGCCGCTATGCAGAAACACTTTTTGACATCCTGGTGGCTGGTGGAATGCTGGGTAAGTCCCTGTGATGTGGCTGCTGTCAGCTTCATTCACTTCACTCTGCAAAAGCTACATTTCCTTTCAGTGCAAAATCTCTGCTAAAGAGCCCATTGAGTGTGTAGAATGGGGTTTGAGCTAATCTGTGGTAAACCACCTGATCATCTTGGTGCCTGAACAGTTACtgtagaaatacagaaatactcTCTATAACCTGCCTCAGTTTTACTTGAGTCTGTTTGCATTCCTTGAAGTGTAGATTGTACAAACTCTGCTTAGAAGAAAGTACTTTGGATTTTTGGGTGTGCTGGGtgtggttggttttgtttgtttggctaGTTTTtgctggttgggtttttggtttggtttttttttttttttaaccaggagTAGATCTTGATTCTGATCAGGATCACTTCTAATGATGAGAGATGGGTGATTGCTTGTTTCAGATGCATAGTCTGTAGTAACAAGACCAGTAGTTGCCCTGAAAGATTCTGACATGTTCCTATGATTTATGCACCCTGCCCTGTTATTTTGGAAAGGAAACTTGTTTACAGAAGGATCTGAAGTCTTGGACATGCTGTTACACATAATTTGTTGTTGACAACAGCGAGGTCATGGGCTCTAGCAGCCATCAGGGAGTGAGAAATAAGAGGGTGGTAGAGTTGGCAGAAAACAGAAGGACTGAGGAAGTGAAATGTGATGATGAAAAGTCTTGCAAACTCAGGTACACACTCTGTGTACTAAGAGGAACAGATGCTCACTAACCAGGTAAGCACATGCTGTAATTGTTACAATATGTGGGTTTACATTCAAGAGTCTTAACCGGTGCATCCTCCTGTGTTAGGAAGTGTTCCTTCTAGGAATGAGTCTgatggggaagggaagaaggcaTTGCTGTTAGTAGTGATATGGGGTGCTTTACTCAACTCCCTGTCTGTAACAGGTAGCTAAGGAAGACCAGCTTTGATCTACAGTCAGAGGAAGCCAGAATAAAAACTGACATCCTGTTGCCTTACCAGCTTCTGGTTTTAAAGTCACGTTTCTGACTAACTGATAACAAAGGAACTCCATTGCATGTAGAATGGCATAGAAATTGATGATGAGGTGTTCTGGCACCAGAGCTGGTGACCTGAATGTACTTTCATTAGTGAAGCAGCCTAAATAACTAAGGTTTCAAGCCCATCTCTGCAGCACTGAATTTTGAACTGTGTGTCTCTTCATGTTTCAGTCTGCTGTTGTGGCTTACTCTGTCGTGTAAAAGGCACAAAGCAGCACTATTGCAGCAGACACTGAAAAGACACTTGCTGGAATTAAGCAGCTTGAGTGGCTTCCTTTAAGGGAAGAGGAGCTCATGTGGCCTTGTTAATTTATATGGAAACATATTTAACTTATATGGAAACAAGATGTGTTGTCAATCCCCTTAGCAGTAGGGGGCCAGAATAGTTAAATGTTCAAATTGAAGCTGATTGTAAAGTTCTGGTGCAACAGTGGAACACAGGGGGACGTAGGGGTGTCTGTGGCGATCAGGTCATTGAGTTCCTCATGACAGGAAAATGTGTTGCATGCTATGGGTGCTGGAGTTGTGCTTGAAGACTGCTCAGTGTCCTCACTGGGAGTAGCACTGCTAATGCTgaaatcctcctgcagccccgggCGGGACCCTGGCAGACGACATGACACGCACAAatgtctgtgtgtttgcagcacAGGAAGACCTAGAAACCATGCAAGCATTTGCTCAGGTTAGTGCTGAAATTAGGGCAATTTCACTTAAAGCTGTTGAATgtcaaaaattaaatgtttgtgTAATTGTGTGTTAACATAAAAATAACGCATGGCTTTAAGCATACTGGAAGTGGTAGAGCAGCAGTGTTCCAAGCTGTGGTTGCTCTAAAGAGTTCAGACCTATTTTACTGAACTTAGTTTTTTGAAATTCAAATCAAATGATAGTTCACTGCCAAAGATAATGTACTCTTTGTCTTTCTAGGTTTTTAACAAGCTAATCAGGCGTTACAAGTACCTGGAGAAAGGCTTTGAAGATGAAGTCAAAAAGGTATGGAGTGGTTTTTTTATCAGCAGACAAATAAACCTTCACATTCTGCTAGTTAATCACTCTGTAGAAGGGTTACATCATGAAATGGATTATTAAAATACAACCCTTCAAAGTTGTTCATAGAAGAATGGCTCGCTTGCATGACTACCAGTGACTGATGCTTCTGCTAGCTTGATGAAACAAAAGTGTTTAACACAGGCAGTGGCTAAAGTTTAGTAGGAGGTGGTAGTTTTATGCAGCTCTTCTTACTTGTGCTGCAGTTGCTGCTGTTCCTGAAAGGGTTCTCAGAATCTGAGCGGAACAAACTGGCCATGCTGACGGGTATTCTGCTTGCCAACGGGACACTCAATGCATCAATTCTCAACAGTCTCTACAATGAGAACTTGGTTAAAGAAGGTAAGCGTGGCCCAGCTCCTCCCTTAGGAAGGGAGACAGAACCATGACAAGTAGGTGGAAACTGTGATGATATTACATCCGTGCAGCTCACAAGCTTCCTCTGGTGATAGATTGACTACAGGATTAGCAAAGGTAAATGTGATGCCCCTGTGAACCTGGAACATCTTGTTAAGACTTGAGAAAATGAGTTTCTTGAGAAAGCTTGTGTGTAAGACTTCCATGCCTGACACTGGGGGCTGCCATCACTAGTGTTGCCCAGCAAGGCACCACTGTATTTTTGAGAGGGACCTTTCAGGATGCAAAATGTATGTCATGTCTTTAGGTTACTTCCTGAATTGCAGCAGGAAGAGTTGAGTTTAGTACAGGGAAGACTTTGTGATGCTGAGTTGTAGGAAAAGTCCAATTGGAGGCTGCAGTGTCCTTGGGCAGGGAGAGGTGCTGCAGACTGTGCTGGGGTTggaagcacagctgctgctctgagcacgGTCTGACAAACGAGGTACCCTGTACTCAGGCCTTATGGTTCCCTGTGTTTTGAATTTCACTAATAATAGAACTATTCTGACTGCACAGGTGTTTCTGCAGCTTTTGCAGTCAAGCTGTTCAAATCATGGATAAATGAGAAAGATATCAATGCAGTGGCTGTCAGTCTTCGCAAGGTAAACATGGACAACAGGCTCATGGTGAGTACCACTGGAACCACTCTGCTGTTCCATAAGCCAGTTTTGTGAGCAGCATTTGCCAGCAAAGTACTCAACACAAATTTCTTTTACAAGAGAGTGgtaaaacttcattttcaggAACTCTTCCCAGCCAACAAACAAAGTGTTGAACACTTCTCCAAGTACTTCACTGAAGCAGGACTAAAGGAACTGTCTGAGTATGTTCGGAACCAGCAATCCATAGGAGCTcggaaggagctgcagaaggagctgcaagAGCAGATGTCACGGGGAGATCCATTCAAGGACGTAGGTGTTTGTACACGAGGTGCACGTGCTTTCTGTGCCTGTGTCTCTTTCATACTGAACTTAGCTCTCACTGGGAACTGAAATGATGAACTGGGGGGGAGGTTGATATGAGCTTTGTGGTCTTTCCTTAATGTCCTGAATCCTGCTGTATGATCAGGAAGGTTGGTTGTCATTCTGAAACCTTCTGTGGGTTACCTTTAGAAGAGAAGTTTTAATTTAGCTGAGTGCCATAAGTGGCCTCTCTGCTTACTC
This genomic interval carries:
- the BZW1 gene encoding eIF5-mimic protein 2, translating into MNNQKPQKPTLSGQRFKTRKRDEKERFDPTQFQDCIIQGLTETGTDLEAVAKFLDASGAKLDYRRYAETLFDILVAGGMLAPGGTLADDMTRTNVCVFAAQEDLETMQAFAQVFNKLIRRYKYLEKGFEDEVKKLLLFLKGFSESERNKLAMLTGILLANGTLNASILNSLYNENLVKEGVSAAFAVKLFKSWINEKDINAVAVSLRKVNMDNRLMELFPANKQSVEHFSKYFTEAGLKELSEYVRNQQSIGARKELQKELQEQMSRGDPFKDIILYVKEEMKKNNISEQTVVTIIWSSVMSTVEWNKKEELVAEQAIKHLKQYSPLLAAFTTQGQSELTLLLKIQEYCYDNIHFMKAFQKIVVLFYKAEVLSEEPILKWYKDAHLAKGKSVFLEQMKKFVEWLKNAEEESESEAEEGD